The Plasmodium knowlesi strain H genome assembly, chromosome: 4 genome window below encodes:
- a CDS encoding signal peptidase complex subunit SPC1, putative — protein MGLIRDIKNSLVHTYVCLRRNRMDFHGQKLAFLIKNIIFTISTVVSIAVGYYKEDLALSAYIILAGTVLSALLIMPTWPIYNKNNIHWESANESMNDRKRR, from the exons ATGGGCCTAATTCGCGATATTAAAAACAGTCTAGTGCACACCTATGTGTGTCTCCGGAGGAATCGCATG GATTTCCACGGTCAGAAGCTCGCATTTTTAATCAAAAATATCATCTTCACCATCAGCACAGTTGTATCTATTGCAGTCGGCTATTACAAGGAGGACTTAGCCTTAAGTGCCTACATCATTTTGGCTGGTACTGTCTTGTCTGCATTG CTGATCATGCCCACGTGGCCCATATACAACAAGAACAATATTCACTGGGAAAGTGCTAATGAGTCCATGAACGATAGGaagagaagataa